One Leopardus geoffroyi isolate Oge1 chromosome C1, O.geoffroyi_Oge1_pat1.0, whole genome shotgun sequence DNA segment encodes these proteins:
- the LACTBL1 gene encoding putative beta-lactamase-like 1 isoform X2: MQRGHVHSQRHCEDYRGSIHTAPAMCQAWAHNCICYHLLNTCYLPSRISSISKIFPVLMLYRLWEEGTVASLDDPLERYASTFTINNPLGMASAPEQQSLMDELEKVGPAPRPSSVTLRRMASQLSGLPRRLRSTSLLWRGSTQEALSLLKDDVLVADPGTRCHYSTLAFSLLAHVLAAHTAQGDYQRWILENVLEPLGMEDTGFDLTPLVRARLAAGFYGSGRPAPLYDLGWYRPSGQMYSTPADLAKLAMVLLGGGPPLLRPDAAKALLAPLLACSGAYFANETGTPWEFHAQGGYRVVRKDGDLDGYAATFSLVPPLRLSLVLLLAGPRPPGRDLVAQAYDVLLPAMERALREAEPSPAPPPSARPFAGYFTFANQTFYEVRPGPEGELRLRQFGPRVEALVPPAFRTLALRHLRGRVFQLHVAREFPCELPLGDAWLSLEAQHGQLVNFYPLDRHGLSPGFDVPGLNTYRVLRLQRKPVFKTQ; encoded by the exons ATGCAAAGGGGACACGTTCACTCCCAGAGACACTGTGAGGATTACAGAGGTTCCATTCACACtgcacctgccatgtgccaggcctgGGCCCACAACTGCATTTGCTATCACTTACTCAACACTTGCTACCTACCTTCCAG AATCTCCAGCATCTCTAAGATCTTTCCAGTCCTCATGCTGTATCGGCTGTGGGAGGAGGGCACTGTAGCCTCTCTAGATGACCCTCTGGAGCGGTATGCCAGCACCTTCACCATTAACAACCCGTTGGGCATGGCATCAGCCCCTGAACAACAGAGCTTGATGGATGAGTTGGAGAAGGTGGGCCCAGCCCCAAGGCCTTCGTCCGTCACCCTCCGAAGGATGGCCAGCCAGCTCTCAG GGCTGCCCAGAAGGCTCCGCTCTACTTCCCTGCTGTGGAGGGGCAGCACCCAGGAGGCCCTGAGCCTGCTCAAGGATGATGTGCTGGTGGCAGACCCGGGAACCAG GTGCCATTACAGCACTCTGGCCTTCTCGCTTCTGGCCCATGTCCTCGCAGCGCACACTGCTCAGGGCGACTACCAGCGCTGGATCCTGGAGAACGTGCTGGAACCGCTGGGCATGGAGGACACGGGCTTCGACCTCACGCCCCTAGTGCGCGCCCGCCTGGCGGCTGGCTTCTACGGCAGCGGCCGGCCGGCGCCGCTCTACGACCTGGGCTGGTACCGGCCGTCCGGCCAGATGTACTCCACCCCGGCGGACCTGGCCAAGCTGGCCATGGTGCTCCTGGGCGGCGGGCCCCCGCTCCTGCGGCCCGACGCGGCCAAGGCCCTGCTGGCGCCGCTGCTGGCCTGCTCGGGCGCCTACTTCGCCAACGAGACGGGCACCCCGTGGGAGTTCCACGCGCAGGGGGGCTACCGCGTGGTGCGCAAGGACGGCGACCTGGACGGCTACGCCGCCACCTTCTCCCTGGTGCCGCCGCTGCGCCTGAGCCTCGTGCTGCTGCTGGCGGGGCCGCGGCCACCCGGGCGCGACCTGGTGGCGCAGGCCTACGACGTGCTCCTGCCCGCCATGGAGAGGGCCCTACGCGAGGCCgagcccagccccgccccgccgcccagCGCGCGCCCCTTCGCCGGCTACTTCACCTTCGCCAACCAGACTTTCTACGAGGTGCGCCCCGGGCCGGAGGGCGAGCTGCGCCTGCGccagttcgggccccgcgtcgagGCGCTGGTGCCCCCTGCGTTCCGCACGCTGGCGCTGCGTCACCTGCGCGGCCGCGTCTTCCAGCTGCACGTGGCCCGCGAGTTCCCCTGCGAGCTGCCGCTTGGCGACGCCTGGCTCTCCCTTGAGGCGCAGCACGGGCAGCTAGTCAACTTCTACCCCTTGGACCGCCACGGACTGTCCCCTGGCTTCGACGTGCCGGGCCTGAACACCTACAGGGTGCTG